A stretch of Mucilaginibacter terrae DNA encodes these proteins:
- a CDS encoding TldD/PmbA family protein codes for MKRKDFLYLTGMGMGAAMLPNLSAFGSPVPHDTVLQPVDVALKKRMADVALNAAKSKGATYADARIGRYLNQSISTRESRVQNIASSESYGMGIRVLANGCWGFAATDKLDNDSIARAAQLAVSIAKENSRLQSEPVQLAPQKGYGDVSWKTPIEKNAFEVPVKDKVDLLLAANAEALKLGASFISNNLFMINEQKYFASTEGSYIDQDIHRMWPTFTITKTDAKTGTYETRNALSSPVGMGFEYLIPDEKEKIQGIFPIYKKRYDMLEDVRIGTAQLAEKLNAKPIEPGKYDLILDPTNLFLTIHESVGHPTELDRVLGYEANFAGTSFLTLDKWESKKFNFGSPIVNFVGDKVRPGSLGAVGYDDEGVKTGQWDIIKDGVLVNYQATRDQAHILGLKESQGCCYAQTWSDVQFQRMPNVSLQPGKSALNVADMIKNTEKGLYMFGRNSYSIDQQRYNFQFSSQLCYEIKEGKVVGMVKGAAYQANTQEFWNSCSAICDESDFRMGGSFFDGKGQPSQASAVSHGCSTTKFDKVNVINTSRRLG; via the coding sequence TTGAAACGTAAGGACTTTTTATACCTAACCGGGATGGGAATGGGCGCAGCAATGTTGCCAAACCTGTCGGCTTTTGGTTCGCCGGTGCCGCATGATACCGTTTTGCAGCCTGTGGATGTAGCCCTGAAGAAACGCATGGCCGATGTAGCCCTTAATGCGGCCAAAAGTAAAGGCGCTACTTATGCTGATGCACGTATTGGCCGTTACCTTAATCAATCTATCAGTACGCGCGAATCGCGTGTGCAAAATATAGCCAGTTCTGAGTCGTATGGCATGGGCATACGTGTTTTGGCCAATGGCTGTTGGGGCTTTGCCGCAACCGATAAATTGGATAATGACAGCATTGCCCGCGCTGCACAACTGGCCGTAAGCATTGCTAAAGAAAACTCGCGCCTGCAAAGCGAGCCGGTGCAACTGGCTCCTCAAAAAGGCTACGGCGATGTTAGCTGGAAAACCCCTATCGAAAAAAATGCTTTTGAGGTGCCGGTTAAAGATAAGGTAGACCTGTTGCTGGCCGCCAATGCCGAAGCCCTGAAACTGGGTGCAAGCTTCATTAGCAATAACCTGTTCATGATCAATGAGCAAAAGTATTTTGCATCAACCGAAGGCTCGTACATCGATCAGGATATTCATCGCATGTGGCCAACATTTACCATCACCAAAACTGATGCTAAAACAGGTACTTACGAAACCCGTAATGCCCTGAGCTCGCCGGTAGGAATGGGCTTTGAGTATTTAATTCCCGATGAAAAAGAGAAAATCCAGGGCATATTTCCTATCTATAAAAAACGGTATGATATGCTGGAGGATGTGCGCATAGGCACCGCCCAGTTGGCCGAAAAATTGAATGCCAAACCTATTGAACCCGGTAAGTACGATTTAATACTCGATCCAACAAACCTCTTCCTCACCATACACGAATCGGTTGGTCATCCTACCGAGCTTGACCGTGTGCTGGGTTACGAAGCAAATTTTGCCGGCACCAGCTTTTTGACGCTTGATAAATGGGAATCGAAGAAGTTCAATTTCGGTAGCCCGATAGTAAACTTTGTGGGTGATAAAGTTCGTCCCGGCTCGTTAGGCGCCGTAGGATACGATGATGAGGGCGTAAAAACAGGCCAGTGGGATATTATTAAAGATGGTGTACTGGTTAATTACCAGGCCACCCGCGATCAGGCGCATATACTTGGCTTAAAAGAATCGCAAGGCTGTTGCTACGCGCAAACATGGAGCGATGTGCAGTTTCAGCGCATGCCAAATGTTAGTTTACAACCCGGTAAATCTGCTTTAAATGTTGCCGATATGATTAAAAATACCGAGAAAGGTTTGTACATGTTCGGCCGTAATTCTTACTCAATCGATCAGCAACGTTACAACTTCCAATTTAGTAGCCAGTTATGCTACGAAATTAAGGAAGGAAAAGTGGTAGGCATGGTAAAAGGCGCAGCCTACCAGGCCAATACCCAGGAATTTTGGAACTCCTGCTCGGCCATATGTGACGAAAGCGATTTCCGCATGGGCGGTTCCTTCTTCGACGGTAAAGGCCAGCCATCGCAGGCAAGTGCCGTATCGCATGGATGCTCGACAACCAAATTTGATAAAGTAAATGTGATAAATACGA